The sequence GGAGGGCGGTCGTCACACGCCTTTCTTCAACGGTTACCGTCCGCAGTTCTACTTCCGGACGACTGACGTGACGGGTGTTGCGTCGCTTCAGGACGGCGTCGAGATGGTGATGCCGGGCGACAACGTCCAGATGAGCGTCGAGCTGATCGCGCCTGTCGCCATGGAAAAGGAACTTCGTTTCGCGATCCGCGAAGGCGGCCGCACCGTGGGCGCGGGCGTCGTCGCTGAAATCCTGGAATAGTCGAAAGCTGGCCTACGAAGCCCGGAGACCCCGATGAGAGATATCATTACGCTGGCGTGTGCCGATTGCAAGAACCGCAACTATACGACGACCAAGAACAAGAAGACCACCCCGGACAAGCTCGAACTGAAGAAGTTCTGCCCGTCCTGCAGGAAGCACACGAATCACAAGGAAACCAAGTAGTCGACGGGGATATAGGCCAGTAGCTCTAACGGCTAGAGCGCCGGACTCCAAATCCGGATGTTGGGGGTTCGAATCCCTCCTGGCCTGCCACCCTTTTCTATCGACAGGAGACGGATAAGCATATGGCGAAATCTTTAAAAGAACGGATGCTCGATCGTCTCCCCGGGAGCCGGACCGCTTCCGACGAGGTTCGCGCCCGGAAAGAGGACGAGCCGTTTCTCCAGAAGGTCTCCGGTTTCTTCCAGGAGTTCAAGACCGAAATGAAGAAAGTGACTTGGCCGGGGCGGAAGGAGACCGCTGCCTCGACCGTGGTCGTCATCATTACCGTCCTGATCATCGTACTGTTTCTCGGCCTGGTCGACTACGCGCTCGGCCGGATCGTATACTCCGTTCTGAATTTTTAGCGTCGACCAAGAGGAAACGATGGAGAAACAGTGGTTTGTCGTCCATACCTATTCCGGGTATGAGAAAAGGGTGCTCGAATCGCTGAAGAATCGCGTCGAGACCGAGGGTTTTCAAGAACAGTTCGGCGACATCCTTATTCCGGCGGAGACCATCGTCGAGATGAGGAACGGCAAGAAACGGACCGGAACACGCAGCTTTTTCCCCGGCTATCTCCTTGTCCAGATGGAGCTCACCGAGAGCACTTGGCATCTGGTTCGCCATACCCCCAAGGTCACCGGGTTCGTCGGCGGTCAGCATCCGGCGCCGATTCCCGAATCCGAAGTCGCCGATATCAAGTCGCAGATGGCCGAAGGGCGTCTGAAACCGAAACCCAAGGTGTCTTTCACCGAGGGGGAAAACGTCCGCGTCATCGACGGTCCCTTCTCGAACTTCAACGGCACTGTCGAGACCATCAAGGCAGACAAGGGCAAGGTGGTCGTGCTCGTCTCGATTTTCGGCAGGGCAACCCCGGTCGAACTCGACTTCACGCAAGTCGAAAAAAGTTAATAGCAGGTCGGAGGATAAGTCATGGCAAAAAAGATCATAGCGCAGATCAAGCTGCAGATTCCGGCCGGCAAGGCAAACCCTTCGCCCCCCGTTGGCCCGGCGCTGGGCCAGCACGGCGTCAACATCATGGAATTCTGCAAGTCTTTCAACGCGAAGACCCAGGGCGCCGAGGGGATGATCACTCCCGTCGTCATCACCGTCTTTGCCGATCGGTCGTTTACCTTCATCACGAAGACGCCGCCTGCCTCCGTTCTGTTGCTGAAGGAAGCGGGGCTTCCCAAGGGCAGCAAGACGCCCAAGCGCGAAAAGTGCGGCAAGATCGCCAAGTCCAAGGTCGAAGAGATCGCCAAGCTCAAGATGGTCGATCTCGACGTCAAGGACCTCGCCGCGGCGATCAAGACCATCGAAGGCACCGCTCGCAGCATGGGACTCGACGTCGTCTGACACAAAGGACACAGTAAGAACCATGAATCATGGATCGCGCACGGATTTGGGTCAGCTTTTGCGCAATGATTGAGCCATACCGTAGGCGTAGTAGAGCTACGGCGAGGATTTGGCGATCGAGGCGCGGCGAAAGATGATCCGAAGACGGGATGCGAGAAAGGGAGAATGAAATGCCGAAGCACGGGAAAAAATACCTGTCCGCACGCACCAAGGTGAACAGGGAGGCAAAGTACACTCTCGACGAGACGCTCAACCTGCTCAAGGAGACCTCCTTCGCGAAATTCGACGAGACCGTCGAAGTCGCGATGCGTCTCGGGGTCGATCCCAAGTACCCCGACCAGCAGGTTCGTGGCTCCGTCGTGCTTCCCAACGGAACCGGCAAGACGCTTCGCGTCCTGGTTTTCGCGAAGGGCGACAAGGAAAAAGAGGCACTTGACGCCGGTGCCGATATCGTCGGCAATGACGAGCTTATCACCAAGATCCAGGGTGGTTGGCTCGAGTTCGACAAGGCGGTTGCGACCCCCGACATGATGGGCTCGGTCGGAAAGATCGGCAAGCTGCTCGGCCCCCGCGGCCTGATGCCGAACCCCAAGGTCGGCACCGTCACCTTCGACGTCTCCAAAGCCGTCAAGGACCTCAAGGGCGGGAAGGTCGATTTCCACGTCGACAAGACCGGCACGCTTCACAGCGGCATCGGAAAGATCAGTTTCGGCTCCGAGAAGCTTGGCGAGAATTTCATGGCTTTCTACGAGGCCATCAACAAGGCCAGGCCTTCGGGAGCCAAAGGCATCTATATCAAGACGATCGCCCTGTCCACCACGATGGGGCCCGGCGTCCGTCTCAACGCGAACACGCTGGTGACGGAATAGTTACACAAGCGTTCTTTCATACCCGAAACTTCGTTTGTCAAAGACCGTGGGTTCGCCGATCCGGCGACGAAGAGGTGGCTGGCGCCACCGTCCCGCGCAGACAACGGGAGCTTGAGCGGATTGCCAGGGATTTTTCCGCGCGTTGCCCTTCACTTTGACAGCGGTTTCGAAACGAGACCCACACTTCAACGAAAGGAGGGGTAAAACGCGGTGAAAAGCATGAGCAAGGCCGATAACGTCGAGTTGCTCAAGAAGACGATCTCCGCCCAGAAAGGGGCGGTGGTTGCCGAATTCAAGGGACTCACTGTGGCCGAAATCACGTCACTTCGCAGGAAGCTGCGCGAGGTCAACGCCGAGTTCCGGGTCGTCAAGAACACCTTGATGCGCCTCGCGGCCACCGATACGGAATTCTCCCGGCTTGACGATTACTTCAAGGGACCGACCGCCGTAGCCTTCACGTATGGCGATCCGGTCGCGCTTGCCAAGACGATGAAGACCTTCGCCACGGCAAGTCCCAAAATCACGCTCAAGGCCGGTTTCCTCGACGGCAAGGCGCTGACCGCGCCCGAAGTCGAGGCATTGGCCGATGTGCCGTCCCGCGAGATCCTGCTCAGTCGCATGGTTGGCAGCCTCGCATCGCCGCTTACGCGACTGGTCCAGGTTCTTTCCGGACCGCAGCGCAAGCTCGTCTACGCACTCGACTCCATCCGAACCCAAAAATCAGCCTGAAAAATATCCGGAGGGAAATAGAAATGGCTTTCAACAAGGAAGAATTCATCGCAAGCATCGAAAGCATGACCGTTCTCGAACTGAGCGAACTCGTCAAGGCGCTTGAAGACCGCTTCGGCGTGACCGCAGCCGCCCCTGTCGCCGCCGCCGCCGGCCCTGCCGCTGCGGCCGCCGTCGTCGAGGAACAGACCGAGTTCGACGTCGTCCTCACCGGCTTCGGCGCCAATAAGATCAACGTCATCAAGGTTGTTCGCGAGCTGACCGGTCTTGGGCTCAAGGAAGCCAAGGACCTGGTCGAGGGCGTGCCCAAGCCGCTGAAGGAAGGGATCGAGAAGAAGGCTGCCGAAGACATGAAGAAGAAGATCGAGGACGCCGGCGGTACCGCCGAGGTCAAGTAGCCCCTCGTCCAGAAACGCACGAAGCGGGGGGGGCGCCATGCCCCCCCTTCAATTCAACTTTCGCAGTTTCGTCCGGGGTGAAACGATGGCCTATTTGGACTACCGGAATCGCATCAAGCGCGTCGACTTCTCGAAGATCGAGAAGGTTCTTGAGATTCCAAACCTGATCCAGGTCCAGCAGGAATCCTACGAGGATTTCCTCCAGACCGACATTCCCGCCGAAAAGCGGAAG comes from Candidatus Deferrimicrobiaceae bacterium and encodes:
- the tuf gene encoding elongation factor Tu (EF-Tu; promotes GTP-dependent binding of aminoacyl-tRNA to the A-site of ribosomes during protein biosynthesis; when the tRNA anticodon matches the mRNA codon, GTP hydrolysis results; the inactive EF-Tu-GDP leaves the ribosome and release of GDP is promoted by elongation factor Ts; many prokaryotes have two copies of the gene encoding EF-Tu), whose product is EGGRHTPFFNGYRPQFYFRTTDVTGVASLQDGVEMVMPGDNVQMSVELIAPVAMEKELRFAIREGGRTVGAGVVAEILE
- the rpmG gene encoding 50S ribosomal protein L33 is translated as MRDIITLACADCKNRNYTTTKNKKTTPDKLELKKFCPSCRKHTNHKETK
- the secE gene encoding preprotein translocase subunit SecE, with product MAKSLKERMLDRLPGSRTASDEVRARKEDEPFLQKVSGFFQEFKTEMKKVTWPGRKETAASTVVVIITVLIIVLFLGLVDYALGRIVYSVLNF
- the nusG gene encoding transcription termination/antitermination protein NusG translates to MEKQWFVVHTYSGYEKRVLESLKNRVETEGFQEQFGDILIPAETIVEMRNGKKRTGTRSFFPGYLLVQMELTESTWHLVRHTPKVTGFVGGQHPAPIPESEVADIKSQMAEGRLKPKPKVSFTEGENVRVIDGPFSNFNGTVETIKADKGKVVVLVSIFGRATPVELDFTQVEKS
- the rplK gene encoding 50S ribosomal protein L11, with the protein product MAKKIIAQIKLQIPAGKANPSPPVGPALGQHGVNIMEFCKSFNAKTQGAEGMITPVVITVFADRSFTFITKTPPASVLLLKEAGLPKGSKTPKREKCGKIAKSKVEEIAKLKMVDLDVKDLAAAIKTIEGTARSMGLDVV
- the rplA gene encoding 50S ribosomal protein L1; translated protein: MPKHGKKYLSARTKVNREAKYTLDETLNLLKETSFAKFDETVEVAMRLGVDPKYPDQQVRGSVVLPNGTGKTLRVLVFAKGDKEKEALDAGADIVGNDELITKIQGGWLEFDKAVATPDMMGSVGKIGKLLGPRGLMPNPKVGTVTFDVSKAVKDLKGGKVDFHVDKTGTLHSGIGKISFGSEKLGENFMAFYEAINKARPSGAKGIYIKTIALSTTMGPGVRLNANTLVTE
- the rplJ gene encoding 50S ribosomal protein L10, with product MSKADNVELLKKTISAQKGAVVAEFKGLTVAEITSLRRKLREVNAEFRVVKNTLMRLAATDTEFSRLDDYFKGPTAVAFTYGDPVALAKTMKTFATASPKITLKAGFLDGKALTAPEVEALADVPSREILLSRMVGSLASPLTRLVQVLSGPQRKLVYALDSIRTQKSA
- the rplL gene encoding 50S ribosomal protein L7/L12, with the protein product MAFNKEEFIASIESMTVLELSELVKALEDRFGVTAAAPVAAAAGPAAAAAVVEEQTEFDVVLTGFGANKINVIKVVRELTGLGLKEAKDLVEGVPKPLKEGIEKKAAEDMKKKIEDAGGTAEVK